From Bos taurus isolate L1 Dominette 01449 registration number 42190680 breed Hereford unplaced genomic scaffold, ARS-UCD2.0 Leftover_ScbfJmS_1413, whole genome shotgun sequence, the proteins below share one genomic window:
- the LOC112445444 gene encoding germ cell-less protein-like 2 encodes MGPLNSRNLQCRESGTGELQQPEAQAGPSYVSGSRKRKQSTGPSLGPESEMSHNQEEDLQQVVCTRQGKKVKIKSEYAYQTLFLNGETSDIKIRALGKVWCLHKRFLCQSDYFATMFRDSGKECHKDIIDLEINDQNINVESLQFVLGSLYRNEYVLIKPLQVPRVLATACLLQVEDLIQQCDKTMKETINVKTVCSFYVAAETYGLHSVKTGCFEWLLHNLMTHPSVELYKKLSTDLMNLVISSSNLFVMQKEIDIYTTLKQWMFLRLNPGWKGTMKQLLVNANNWFSRHKEHDGSISFLETKQGIVFQPVFKNLRFQHIICDLASTKVIEQDALIPSEWLSCVYKRQWYTLLRAQQYREIGPRDITETELEEYSMRCGKRIVRDGTYAWKWSGYNFGVHLYVVFTSHFIIFKRHAFSQPYDGSICLQPQRNIAFRLTLVYFGSSGKLSFRKTTGYKILTFEKDEEQMVMKLDSVALSFPLYIFCNFLFISLENPGN; translated from the coding sequence ATGGGGCCCTTGAACAGTCggaatctgcaatgcagggaatCTGGCACAGGGGAACTGCAGCAGCCAGAAGCCCAGGCAGGCCCCAGTTATGTGTCTGGAAGCCGTAAACGCAAACAGAGCACCGGTCCCAGCTTAGGCCCAGAGTCTGAGATGAGTCACAACCAGGAGGAGGATCTACAGCAAGTCGTCTGTACAAGACAGGGTAAAAAAGTTAAGATCAAATCTGAGTATGCTTaccaaactttatttttaaatggcgaAACCAGTGACATTAAAATCCGTGCTCTGGGGAAAGTGTGGTGTTTACACAAAAGGTTTTTATGTCAGTCGGACTACTTTGCTACAATGTTTAGAGATTCTGGGAAAGAATGTCACAAAGATATTATTGACCTGGAGATTAATGACCAGAATATAAATGTAGAATCTTTGCAATTTGTATTAGGCTCGTTGTATAGGAATGAATATGTCTTAATTAAGCCCCTTCAAGTTCCAAGAGTTTTGGCAACCGCGTGCCTGCTTCAAGTAGAGGACTTAATTCAGCAGTGTGATAAGACCATGAAGGAAACAATTAATGTGAAAACTGTATGTAGCTTCTATGTGGCAGCAGAGACCTATGGGTTACATTCTGTAAAGACAGGGTGCTTTGAATGGCTTCTCCACAATCTGATGACTCATCCAAGTGTTGAACTTTACAAGAAACTCAGTACAGATCTTATGAATCTGGTCATTTCTTCTTCTAATTTATTCGTAATGCAAAAGGAAATCGATATATATACTACACTCAAACAGTGGATGTTCCTCCGCCTTAACCCAGGTTGGAAAGGCACAATGAAACAGCTTTTAGTTAATGCAAACAACTGGTTTTCCAGGCACAAGGAACATGATGGTAGCATTTCCTTTCTTGAAACTAAACAAGGCATAGTATTTCAAccagtatttaaaaatttgaggTTTCAGCATATCATTTGTGACCTGGCCTCCACAAAAGTTATTGAACAAGATGCTCTAATACCTTCAGAATGGTTATCGTGTGTTTATAAACGACAATGGTATACCTTGCTTAGAGCACAACAATACAGGGAAATTGGTCCTAGAGACATCACTGAAACCGAACTTGAAGAATATAGCATGAGATGTGGCAAAAGGATTGTCAGAGATGGAACCTATGCCTGGAAGTGGTCCGGTTACAATTTCGGTGTTCATTTGTATGTCGTCTTCACCAgccattttataattttcaaacgACATGCTTTCAGTCAGCCATATGATGGCTCCATCTGTTTACAACCTCAAAGAAATATTGCATTCAGATTAACTTTGGTATATTTTGGTTCTAGTGGAAAACTGAGCTTCAGGAAAACAACTGGTTATAAAATCCTTACCTTTGAAAAGGATGAGGAACAAATGGTAATGAAACTGGATAGCGTAGCTTTGAGCTTCCCTTTATATATATTCTGCAACTTCCTGTTTATATCATTAGAAAATCCAGGAAATTGA